GATGGAGAACGAGTTGTCGATACAGAGTCTGTGATTGGGTATGTGCACCGTTGTTTTGAAAAGTTAGGAGAGAGATACGACTACAACCAGTTTTTGGTTTGTACGGATCGTATGAACTATGTATCCACTCCTCTGAACAATATTGGTTGGATTCTCACCGTTGAAAAAATGATGCAAATCCAAGTCCCGGATCGTGTGACTTACGTTCGAATGATCATCTCCGAACTTTCCAGGATCATGGACCATATCATTTGTAATGGGATTATGGGTGTGGACCTTGGGGCCTTTTCTGGACTTTTACACCTTTTCCACCACCGAGAAAACATTTACCAAATTTTAGAGAAACTCACGGGAGCACGCCTCACGACCACCTTTTGCCGAGTGGGGGGAATGGAACGAGATATTTACCCTGAATTCCAAACAGAAATCAAACTCATTCTAAAAGGCTTAAAACCGGCGTTAGACGAATTTGAAGAACTCCTCATTCGTAATAAAATCTTCAATGAAAGGACAAAAGGCATTGGTGGGATTTCAGCAGAACGTGCCATTGCTTATGGATTCTCTGGTCCGAATTTACGGGCAGCAGGGGTTCCTTGGGACGTGAGAAAAAATGACCCTTATATGTTTTATGATAAAGTGGATTTTGACATTCCTGTAGGAGAAGACGGATCCGCCCTTGACCGAACGCTTGTTCGTATGGAAGAGATGCGCCAGTCCATGCGAATCATCGAACAGCTGATCGATGGCATCCCTGAAGGACCTTATCATGCTGATGTTCCACATACCTTCCTCCCTCCAAAAGACCGTGTTTACAATAAT
The sequence above is a segment of the Leptospira sp. WS39.C2 genome. Coding sequences within it:
- a CDS encoding NADH-quinone oxidoreductase subunit D, with translation MVMYEKTAEHFGQKFKDLPEGHLLVNLGPSHPATHGILQNVIQIDGERVVDTESVIGYVHRCFEKLGERYDYNQFLVCTDRMNYVSTPLNNIGWILTVEKMMQIQVPDRVTYVRMIISELSRIMDHIICNGIMGVDLGAFSGLLHLFHHRENIYQILEKLTGARLTTTFCRVGGMERDIYPEFQTEIKLILKGLKPALDEFEELLIRNKIFNERTKGIGGISAERAIAYGFSGPNLRAAGVPWDVRKNDPYMFYDKVDFDIPVGEDGSALDRTLVRMEEMRQSMRIIEQLIDGIPEGPYHADVPHTFLPPKDRVYNNMEELIYHFKIIMHGVKVPQGEYYHATEAANGELGFYVVSEGEKSPWRVHVRRPCFWYYQAFPEMVKGGLLADTIATMSSLNVIAGELDC